Proteins co-encoded in one Ignavibacteria bacterium genomic window:
- a CDS encoding NADH-quinone oxidoreductase subunit D: MTNKIASNLKTDEMVLNMGPQHPSTHGVLRVELKIDGEKIIHAEPHLGYLHRCFEKHCEAMTYPQVIPYVDRMDYLAAMNNELGYVIAVEKLLKIEIPERVEYIRVIMSELQRIASHLVALGTFGLDVGAFTPFLFTFRDREKILNLFEITCGARLLYNYIWVGGVSHDLHPDFLRLTKEFIEYFRPKVEELNGLLTYNKIFIERTANIGVLPVDLAVNYGVSGPSLRGSGFKWDIRKNDPYSIYNRFDFDVPVGQGLAGTLGDCWDRYYVRVLELEQSLRILEQAIEQIPEGDVTSAIPKRVKPNEGIAYARVENPKGELGYFIISKGGLQPARVKVRPPSFVNLSVFSEIATGHMVSDVVAILGSLDIVLGEIDR; the protein is encoded by the coding sequence ATGACGAATAAAATAGCTTCAAACTTAAAAACTGATGAAATGGTCCTTAACATGGGACCACAACACCCGTCTACTCACGGTGTTCTCCGTGTGGAACTTAAAATAGATGGTGAAAAGATCATCCATGCAGAACCACATCTTGGTTATCTGCACAGGTGCTTCGAAAAACATTGCGAAGCAATGACATACCCTCAGGTAATTCCCTATGTCGACCGTATGGATTACCTTGCTGCCATGAATAATGAGCTCGGTTATGTGATTGCAGTCGAAAAACTCCTTAAAATAGAAATTCCTGAGAGAGTTGAATACATTCGTGTAATTATGAGTGAATTACAGCGGATTGCTTCGCACCTTGTTGCTCTCGGAACTTTCGGACTCGATGTCGGAGCTTTCACACCGTTTTTGTTCACATTCCGTGACAGAGAAAAAATCCTCAATCTTTTCGAGATCACCTGCGGTGCAAGACTGCTATACAATTATATATGGGTTGGTGGGGTATCTCATGATCTTCATCCTGACTTTTTAAGATTAACTAAAGAATTTATCGAATATTTTAGACCAAAAGTTGAAGAACTTAACGGTCTGTTGACTTATAACAAGATATTTATCGAAAGAACCGCCAACATAGGTGTACTTCCTGTCGATCTTGCTGTTAATTATGGAGTTTCCGGTCCAAGCTTAAGAGGTTCCGGATTCAAATGGGATATCCGCAAAAATGATCCTTATTCCATCTACAACAGGTTCGATTTCGATGTGCCGGTTGGTCAAGGTCTCGCCGGTACTCTAGGCGACTGTTGGGACAGATACTATGTCCGTGTATTGGAACTGGAACAGAGTCTCCGGATTCTGGAACAGGCAATCGAACAGATCCCTGAAGGTGATGTAACTTCTGCCATTCCCAAGAGAGTGAAACCAAACGAAGGAATCGCTTACGCAAGAGTTGAAAATCCTAAAGGTGAACTCGGTTATTTTATAATCAGTAAAGGCGGACTGCAACCTGCAAGAGTAAAAGTGCGTCCTCCTTCTTTTGTAAATTTAAGCGTATTCTCCGAAATTGCCACAGGACACATGGTTAGTGATGTTGTAGCAATTCTCGGCAGTCTTGATATTGTTTTGGGAGAGATCGACAGATGA
- a CDS encoding NADH-quinone oxidoreductase subunit C, which yields MKTFEELVELLKSKFTGESDIEARKEGTEDVILVNPLIIKDVCNFLATEGELKFDSLILLSGADDENGEKIKHEDESFEIQGGTLSVYYHIESTSLVHKLTLRVSVERENPVTQSVSSVWRCADWHEREAFDMYGIIFEGHPNLIRILMPYDWEFGYPLRKDYKNPEFYHGMKVPY from the coding sequence ATGAAAACATTCGAAGAACTCGTTGAACTATTAAAATCTAAATTTACCGGGGAATCAGATATCGAAGCCCGCAAAGAAGGCACCGAAGATGTCATTCTTGTGAATCCCCTTATTATAAAAGATGTTTGCAATTTTCTTGCCACCGAAGGAGAGTTGAAATTCGACTCACTTATTCTGCTTTCAGGTGCGGATGATGAGAATGGTGAGAAAATCAAGCACGAAGATGAGTCATTCGAGATTCAGGGTGGCACATTGAGTGTCTACTACCATATCGAATCCACATCCCTCGTACACAAATTGACCCTGAGAGTGTCCGTCGAAAGGGAAAATCCTGTCACTCAGTCTGTCTCCTCCGTTTGGAGATGTGCCGACTGGCATGAACGGGAAGCTTTTGACATGTATGGTATCATTTTCGAGGGTCACCCCAATCTTATCAGAATCCTGATGCCTTACGACTGGGAATTTGGATACCCCCTCAGAAAAGATTATAAAAATCCGGAATTTTATCACGGAATGAAAGTGCCTTACTAA
- a CDS encoding NADH-quinone oxidoreductase subunit B: MGVLDKEFLQENIVVTNLEALLNWARLSSIWQTTFGLACCAIEMMATSASHYDFDRFGVIPRPSPRQSDVIIISGTVTLKMATRIKRIYEQMPDPKYVISMGSCSNCGGPYWEHGYHVLKGVDRVIPVDVYVPGCPPRPEALLEGLLKLQEKIRNESLIKSA, translated from the coding sequence ATGGGTGTACTCGATAAAGAATTTCTTCAAGAGAACATAGTTGTTACAAATCTTGAAGCTCTATTGAACTGGGCTCGCCTCTCTTCAATTTGGCAAACAACTTTTGGTTTGGCTTGCTGTGCTATAGAAATGATGGCAACTTCAGCTTCACATTACGATTTTGACAGATTTGGTGTGATTCCCAGACCAAGCCCGAGACAATCTGATGTTATTATTATATCAGGAACCGTTACCCTGAAGATGGCTACCCGAATCAAAAGAATTTACGAACAGATGCCCGATCCAAAATATGTAATTTCCATGGGCAGTTGTTCAAATTGCGGCGGTCCATACTGGGAACACGGATATCATGTATTAAAAGGTGTCGACAGAGTGATTCCTGTTGATGTATATGTCCCCGGCTGTCCTCCAAGACCCGAAGCCCTTCTCGAAGGCCTGTTAAAGCTTCAGGAAAAAATCAGAAATGAATCTTTGATTAAATCGGCATAA
- a CDS encoding NADH-quinone oxidoreductase subunit A, with protein MSYDLQYIVAFILIAVLFSIVAIFTAYLLRPTRPTFEKMQVYECGEETQGVPYIKYNVRFYVVALLYLVFGVELVLVIPWVAAYLNYGLFGLLLGLFFLIVLGVGIVYEWRKGDLDWFTYEDVVANQKVKDPTATVKKIEKEMV; from the coding sequence ATGTCTTACGATTTACAATATATTGTAGCTTTTATCCTGATAGCCGTCCTGTTTAGTATTGTGGCTATTTTTACCGCCTACCTCTTAAGACCCACTCGCCCCACCTTTGAAAAGATGCAGGTATATGAGTGCGGTGAAGAAACCCAAGGTGTACCTTACATTAAATATAATGTCAGATTTTATGTGGTTGCACTTTTATACCTCGTGTTCGGTGTAGAACTGGTTCTCGTAATCCCCTGGGTTGCAGCTTATCTGAATTACGGACTTTTTGGTCTCCTGCTGGGTCTCTTTTTCCTTATCGTACTTGGTGTTGGTATCGTGTACGAATGGAGGAAAGGTGATCTCGACTGGTTTACATATGAAGATGTAGTAGCCAATCAGAAAGTAAAAGATCCGACAGCAACCGTAAAGAAGATTGAAAAGGAGATGGTATAA
- the alr gene encoding alanine racemase: MQIRPTKALINLSNLAHNYMVISGLVQPAKIIAVVKADAYGHGAHKIVEKLITLKNPPELYAVATVEEVIDLTISFPEARFLVFEPFNLTMIKSIGKYRYEVTVSSFDQLEYIKSSGLQERLGVHIKIDTGMGRLGFKTDEVDRLLKVLPAINIISIKGVYTHFATSDEPDRKFTCLQIERFEAVLRKFKAAGIETGMVHASNSGGIFDYPQAHFDAVRPGIALYGYYKNEETSTNLGLKPVMSIVGSLSTVKRFAAGESISYGRKYILKKDSWIGSISIGYADGIRRSLGSRIYCLINGKKYSQAGTITMDRIMIDLKDDEYPIGQEVVILSDDPKSDSSCWKWCSELDTIPYEITTGISKRVPRVYES, translated from the coding sequence ATGCAAATCAGACCGACTAAAGCCTTAATTAATCTTTCAAATCTTGCTCATAATTATATGGTCATCTCCGGGCTTGTCCAGCCGGCAAAAATAATTGCGGTTGTGAAGGCAGACGCTTACGGACACGGAGCCCATAAGATTGTTGAAAAACTCATCACATTGAAGAATCCTCCGGAGTTATATGCCGTTGCTACTGTTGAAGAAGTCATCGATTTGACAATTTCCTTCCCGGAAGCCCGGTTTCTGGTTTTTGAACCCTTTAACTTAACCATGATTAAATCGATTGGGAAATACCGCTATGAAGTTACGGTATCCTCGTTCGATCAACTTGAGTATATTAAAAGTTCAGGACTGCAGGAGAGGCTTGGAGTACATATTAAAATAGACACCGGAATGGGCAGACTGGGATTTAAGACAGACGAGGTTGATCGATTATTAAAGGTATTACCCGCAATTAATATAATAAGTATTAAAGGTGTGTACACTCATTTTGCTACCTCCGATGAACCTGACAGGAAGTTCACCTGTCTGCAGATTGAGAGATTCGAAGCAGTGCTTCGTAAATTCAAAGCAGCCGGCATAGAGACAGGAATGGTGCACGCATCGAACTCAGGTGGGATATTCGACTACCCACAGGCACATTTTGATGCAGTCAGACCAGGGATAGCCTTATATGGTTACTATAAAAATGAGGAAACCTCAACAAACCTTGGTTTGAAGCCGGTGATGTCGATTGTCGGTTCCCTTTCAACCGTAAAGCGGTTTGCTGCCGGGGAGAGCATCAGTTATGGTAGAAAATATATCCTAAAAAAAGACAGTTGGATCGGATCAATCTCCATTGGTTATGCAGATGGAATCAGGAGGTCGCTGGGTAGCAGGATCTATTGTCTAATAAATGGCAAAAAGTATTCTCAGGCAGGTACGATAACAATGGACAGAATTATGATTGATCTTAAGGATGACGAATACCCGATCGGTCAGGAAGTTGTAATTCTCTCAGACGATCCAAAATCAGATTCAAGCTGTTGGAAGTGGTGCTCAGAACTGGATACGATTCCATATGAGATTACAACAGGCATCTCAAAGCGTGTCCCAAGGGTTTACGAAAGCTAA
- a CDS encoding mannose-1-phosphate guanylyltransferase has product MNIYAIIMAGGVGSRFWPRSREKKPKQLLNLFDDESLIRKTVTRLDGLVPSENILVITNTVQADSIAEELPWIPRENIIAEPYGRNTAACVALSAILVAKKDPEAVCFVLPADHLITNTAKFKEDLLKAANYAFNSHGLVTLGIPPSRPETGYGYIQIENNEKNPEVFKVATFAEKPNYSTAVRFLKSGDFMWNSGMFIWKASVILEEINIFLPELAKHMRDLSNYLYTNEFAEHLEKAYSQIKSISIDYGIMEKSHRVFLIKASFDWSDVGSWEEVYQLSEKDERGNAAVGEVFTNMTHDSYIYSPNKFTSVIGVDNLIIINTEDSLLVCRRDQAQEVKQIVDYLKHNNKTELL; this is encoded by the coding sequence ATGAATATTTACGCTATTATAATGGCTGGTGGTGTCGGTTCCAGATTTTGGCCCCGCAGTCGTGAAAAAAAACCTAAACAGCTCCTCAATTTGTTTGATGATGAATCTCTGATAAGGAAAACGGTAACGCGCCTCGATGGTTTGGTGCCATCTGAGAATATTCTTGTAATAACAAATACGGTTCAGGCTGACTCAATCGCGGAAGAGCTTCCATGGATTCCGAGAGAAAACATAATTGCAGAACCATATGGCAGAAATACTGCTGCTTGTGTGGCATTGAGTGCGATTTTAGTGGCTAAGAAAGACCCTGAAGCAGTTTGTTTTGTTTTACCTGCAGATCATCTGATTACAAATACGGCCAAATTCAAAGAAGATCTGTTAAAAGCCGCAAACTATGCTTTCAACAGTCATGGACTGGTCACCCTGGGAATCCCTCCGTCAAGACCTGAGACCGGATACGGCTATATACAAATTGAGAATAACGAGAAAAACCCTGAAGTTTTTAAAGTGGCAACATTTGCTGAAAAGCCCAACTATTCCACAGCCGTCAGATTTCTTAAATCCGGTGATTTTATGTGGAACAGTGGAATGTTTATTTGGAAGGCATCTGTGATTCTTGAAGAGATTAATATTTTCCTTCCTGAACTTGCCAAACACATGAGAGACCTCTCAAATTATCTTTATACAAATGAGTTTGCTGAACATCTTGAAAAAGCTTACAGCCAGATCAAAAGTATTTCGATTGATTACGGGATAATGGAAAAATCTCACAGGGTGTTTCTGATAAAAGCCTCGTTCGACTGGAGTGATGTTGGCAGTTGGGAAGAAGTCTATCAACTAAGTGAAAAAGATGAGAGAGGTAATGCTGCAGTAGGAGAAGTGTTTACCAATATGACTCACGATTCCTATATTTACTCTCCAAATAAATTCACTTCTGTAATAGGGGTGGATAACCTGATAATCATTAATACAGAGGATTCACTCCTTGTTTGCAGAAGAGATCAGGCACAGGAAGTGAAGCAAATAGTCGATTATCTTAAACACAATAACAAAACAGAATTGCTCTGA
- the rpiB gene encoding ribose 5-phosphate isomerase B, with amino-acid sequence MAIVDESQKSTGSTIAPVYNLRVIIGGDHTGFALRKIISNFLKEKGIVVEDAGSYSADACDYPDFAKEVALAVKTKGFNFGIVVDATGIPSCITANKFKGIRAATCYNEFSARSAREHNDANILALGAKTLGEETIKSIINTWLSAEFLGDRHQKRLDKISKIEELNFRS; translated from the coding sequence ATGGCAATCGTCGACGAGTCGCAGAAATCAACCGGTTCGACCATTGCGCCAGTCTATAATCTTCGGGTAATTATTGGTGGCGATCATACAGGTTTCGCACTTCGCAAAATCATTTCGAATTTTCTTAAAGAAAAGGGGATTGTTGTTGAGGATGCAGGCTCTTATTCCGCAGATGCCTGTGATTACCCTGATTTTGCAAAAGAGGTTGCGCTTGCAGTAAAGACCAAAGGATTCAACTTTGGAATCGTGGTGGATGCAACCGGAATCCCGTCCTGCATCACTGCGAACAAGTTCAAAGGCATAAGAGCTGCCACATGTTATAATGAATTTTCCGCGAGAAGTGCCAGAGAGCATAACGATGCAAACATACTGGCACTCGGGGCAAAAACCCTCGGGGAAGAGACAATTAAATCGATTATAAATACCTGGTTATCGGCTGAATTTCTGGGTGACCGGCACCAAAAAAGACTGGATAAAATAAGCAAAATTGAAGAACTTAATTTCCGTTCCTGA
- a CDS encoding dihydroorotate dehydrogenase electron transfer subunit, producing MIITKVSVTSVAQLKNHIFLLKCNSSRLSSEFKAGQFANIKVSDSSFPLLRRPFSICDIDQDNICFMFTVHGEGTKNLSDKKQGDLIDVIAPLGKGFGIDEDFDHAIIIAGGIGVAPFPLLTKRLAGKKVTTFLGGRSTNDIVTYGLENMKIATDDGSMGVKGNVVDLFATHLDELRDEKMKVFACGPTPMLRVLQQLLLRENINGEISTECAMACGFGICQGCPVENSHDETKYLLVCKDGPVFNVKDVVL from the coding sequence TTGATTATTACTAAAGTCTCTGTCACATCTGTAGCACAGTTAAAAAATCACATATTCCTTCTAAAATGTAATTCTTCCCGGTTAAGCAGTGAGTTTAAAGCCGGGCAGTTCGCAAATATCAAGGTCAGCGATTCTTCATTTCCCTTATTACGCCGTCCTTTTTCCATCTGCGATATTGATCAGGATAACATCTGTTTTATGTTTACAGTACATGGTGAAGGAACCAAAAACCTTTCTGATAAGAAACAGGGCGACTTGATTGATGTTATTGCACCTTTGGGAAAAGGATTCGGGATTGATGAAGATTTCGACCACGCAATAATCATTGCCGGAGGAATCGGTGTAGCTCCATTTCCTCTTCTCACAAAAAGACTGGCCGGGAAAAAGGTGACGACTTTCTTGGGGGGCCGAAGTACAAATGATATTGTAACGTATGGACTTGAGAATATGAAAATCGCCACTGATGATGGTTCAATGGGGGTCAAGGGAAATGTAGTCGATTTGTTCGCCACACACCTCGATGAATTGAGGGATGAGAAAATGAAAGTTTTTGCCTGCGGACCAACACCGATGTTGAGGGTTTTACAACAATTACTTCTTCGGGAGAATATTAACGGCGAGATTTCCACGGAATGTGCGATGGCTTGCGGCTTTGGAATTTGTCAGGGATGTCCCGTTGAAAACAGCCACGATGAAACGAAATACCTCTTGGTATGTAAGGACGGTCCGGTCTTCAATGTGAAAGATGTAGTGCTATGA